The following are encoded in a window of Geobacter metallireducens GS-15 genomic DNA:
- a CDS encoding hybrid sensor histidine kinase/response regulator yields the protein MTVAVNPSSLRVLIIDDSPFDTELVIRELNSCFITHFRRVDTAEEMLDALASATWDIVISDYVMPSFSGLNAIALLRKEGYTTPLIVVSGKIEDEAAVETMRAGANDYILKDNLARLVPAIRRELEESEVRRQKKKVEDELRKLSHAVEQSPVSIIITDQNGTIEYVNPKFTQVTGYGVDEAVGQTPRILKSGKMPDSEYRRLWETITSGREWHGDIINKKKNGDLFWERASISAIKDAEGVITHFVGVKEDISEQRRTELAHKQAMNQLRQAQKMEAIGQLAGGIAHDFNNLLTVINGYSTMLLHEMPVDDPFRSEVNEILKAGERAADLTHQLLAFSRRQMLEPKVININHLVRNMEKMLKRLIRENIVMHASLYEQLGVVKVDPGQVEQIIMNLLVNARDALGNGGIITIETADVYLDKTFVNENPGAVEGNYVMLAVHDNGEGMTEETRRKIFEPFFTTKGQGKGTGLGLATVYGIVKQSGGYIQVASELGQWTSFRVYFPRVDSEAWQEETVTSHEGPKGNETILVIEDEIGVLNLTAHTLKRNGYEVLQASSPSEASRIFSTNHHRIDLVLSDVIMPEKNGPALVREFREKLPDLKILFMSGYTDDTISSPQIIDEHAAFINKPFTPDVLVERVRDVLEGRLNM from the coding sequence ATGACGGTGGCCGTAAACCCTTCTTCTCTTCGAGTCCTCATCATCGATGACTCTCCTTTCGATACCGAACTGGTAATTCGCGAGCTCAACAGTTGTTTCATCACCCATTTCCGCAGAGTAGACACGGCGGAAGAAATGCTCGATGCCCTTGCAAGCGCGACGTGGGATATCGTGATTTCAGACTACGTGATGCCCAGCTTCAGCGGCCTCAATGCCATCGCCCTCCTCAGGAAGGAGGGATACACGACGCCGCTCATCGTGGTCTCAGGCAAGATTGAAGATGAGGCCGCCGTAGAAACCATGCGGGCCGGTGCCAACGATTACATCCTCAAGGACAATCTTGCGCGACTGGTTCCTGCCATCCGGCGCGAGCTTGAGGAATCAGAGGTCAGGCGGCAGAAAAAGAAGGTCGAGGATGAGCTGCGCAAGCTATCCCATGCCGTGGAGCAGAGTCCGGTATCCATCATTATCACCGACCAAAACGGCACCATAGAATACGTGAACCCTAAATTCACCCAGGTTACCGGATATGGCGTCGACGAGGCCGTAGGGCAGACCCCGCGTATTCTCAAATCGGGCAAAATGCCTGACAGCGAGTATCGGCGCCTCTGGGAAACAATCACCTCCGGCCGCGAATGGCATGGCGATATAATCAACAAGAAAAAGAACGGTGATCTGTTCTGGGAACGGGCATCTATTTCGGCCATCAAGGATGCCGAAGGTGTCATAACCCATTTTGTTGGAGTGAAGGAAGATATCAGCGAACAGCGACGGACAGAACTGGCACACAAACAGGCCATGAACCAACTCCGCCAGGCCCAGAAGATGGAAGCCATTGGCCAATTGGCAGGGGGTATCGCCCATGATTTCAACAACCTTCTTACCGTAATCAACGGTTACAGCACCATGCTGCTCCACGAGATGCCGGTCGACGACCCCTTCCGCTCCGAGGTTAACGAGATCCTCAAGGCCGGCGAGCGGGCTGCCGACCTCACCCACCAACTCCTTGCCTTCAGCCGCCGCCAGATGCTTGAGCCCAAGGTGATCAACATCAACCATCTGGTCAGAAACATGGAGAAGATGCTGAAGCGGCTGATCAGGGAAAACATCGTCATGCATGCCAGTCTTTACGAGCAACTTGGCGTTGTGAAGGTTGACCCGGGACAGGTGGAGCAGATCATCATGAATCTGCTGGTGAACGCCAGAGATGCTCTGGGTAACGGCGGCATCATAACCATCGAAACTGCCGATGTCTATCTGGACAAGACGTTTGTAAACGAAAACCCAGGGGCGGTTGAAGGTAATTATGTCATGTTGGCGGTTCACGACAACGGAGAGGGGATGACCGAAGAAACCAGGCGCAAGATCTTCGAACCCTTTTTCACCACCAAGGGGCAGGGAAAAGGGACCGGCCTCGGTCTCGCCACAGTGTACGGCATCGTCAAACAGAGCGGCGGATACATTCAGGTAGCCAGCGAACTTGGCCAGTGGACATCGTTTCGGGTGTATTTCCCCCGCGTCGATTCCGAAGCATGGCAGGAAGAAACCGTTACAAGTCACGAAGGGCCAAAGGGTAATGAAACTATCCTGGTTATTGAAGATGAAATCGGTGTGCTGAACCTCACCGCCCATACCCTGAAACGGAATGGCTACGAAGTGCTCCAGGCGAGTTCCCCCTCTGAGGCGAGTAGAATCTTTTCCACCAACCACCACCGGATTGATCTTGTCCTCTCCGATGTTATCATGCCCGAAAAAAATGGCCCAGCGCTGGTGCGGGAATTCAGGGAGAAACTCCCTGATCTAAAAATCCTATTCATGTCGGGTTACACGGATGATACGATATCGTCCCCACAAATTATCGATGAGCACGCAGCCTTTATCAACAAGCCTTTCACGCCCGATGTGCTGGTCGAACGTGTGCGGGATGTCCTTGAGGGCCGGCTGAATATGTAA
- a CDS encoding HD domain-containing phosphohydrolase, with translation MLPTILTVDDEEMIRDLMVTALSREGYRCFQAGSAEEARSVLQNNKIDLAILDIMMPGLSGDDFLKELKVLSPETVVLMVTALSDTETAMKCIHLGAYDYILKPFDIDRVLLTIHNALEKQRLLAENREYQANLEKKVDEQTRQIRMAMEDLNLAYNHTLTALVRALDAREKETGSHSERVMTYTLLLGEAMGVPEKDLSVMARGALLHDIGKVGISDNILLKPAKLDEREWMEMMRHPQLGYEILSGIKFLKGPAEIVFAHHERFDGSGYPKGLSRSGIPLGARIFSLVDTLDAMTSDRPYRKALPFEAVTSEVRRCRGTQFDPEIVDIFLSIPRERWEVVGKRHFIVG, from the coding sequence GTGCTACCCACCATCTTGACTGTCGACGACGAGGAAATGATCAGAGACCTTATGGTTACGGCCCTTTCCCGTGAGGGATACCGTTGCTTTCAAGCCGGCAGCGCCGAGGAGGCTCGTTCCGTCCTCCAGAACAACAAGATTGATCTCGCGATTCTCGACATCATGATGCCCGGGCTTTCGGGCGATGACTTTCTCAAGGAACTCAAAGTACTGAGTCCCGAGACCGTGGTGCTTATGGTAACAGCCCTGAGTGACACGGAAACAGCCATGAAGTGCATCCACCTCGGGGCCTACGATTATATCCTCAAGCCCTTCGATATCGACCGGGTACTCCTTACTATCCACAACGCCCTGGAAAAACAGCGTCTCCTCGCCGAGAACCGGGAATACCAGGCCAATCTGGAGAAAAAAGTCGACGAGCAGACCCGTCAGATTCGCATGGCCATGGAAGACCTGAACCTCGCCTACAATCATACCCTGACGGCTCTCGTGAGGGCGCTCGATGCCCGCGAGAAGGAAACTGGCTCCCACTCGGAGCGGGTTATGACTTACACCCTGCTCCTCGGGGAGGCCATGGGCGTCCCTGAGAAGGATCTGAGTGTCATGGCGCGGGGAGCACTTTTGCACGACATCGGCAAGGTCGGCATCTCCGACAATATACTCCTGAAACCTGCCAAGCTCGATGAACGCGAATGGATGGAGATGATGCGCCATCCCCAACTCGGCTACGAGATCCTCTCGGGAATCAAGTTTCTCAAGGGACCAGCCGAAATAGTATTTGCACACCATGAGCGGTTCGACGGCAGCGGTTATCCAAAGGGACTTTCCCGAAGCGGCATTCCCCTTGGCGCTCGCATCTTCTCCCTGGTGGATACCCTTGATGCCATGACGTCGGACAGACCTTACCGCAAAGCGCTCCCCTTCGAGGCGGTCACCAGCGAGGTGAGACGTTGCAGGGGAACCCAGTTCGATCCGGAGATCGTCGACATTTTCCTCTCGATTCCCCGTGAGCGGTGGGAAGTCGTCGGGAAGAGGCATTTCATCGTTGGCTAG
- a CDS encoding class 1 fructose-bisphosphatase, with the protein MPFSEPGKTKFQVDLRRHLRNQGICDNLVHLICEIAEASKYVINAVRTGDLGVAGTSNLYGEEQLALDVLSDRIIKKRLIHSGVVCNIASEEMDEIFQAQADADGLYSVAYDPLDGSSLVDVNLAVGTIVSIYEGCNLLQKGRNQVAALYILYGPRVSMVYSVGRGVHEFTMNHLMEFTLSRENIVMQEEGNIYAPGGLRNKYQEGTEQFVRYLEEKGAKLRYSGGFVPDINQVIMKGKGIFMYPALNGSPNGKLRLLFELNAMAYLVENAGGAATDGKQPILDLEPHSLDQRAPVYIGCKADVVKAMEFVSRN; encoded by the coding sequence ATGCCGTTCAGTGAACCGGGCAAGACGAAATTCCAGGTAGATTTGCGCCGTCATCTCCGTAATCAAGGGATCTGCGACAACCTCGTCCACCTCATCTGCGAGATTGCCGAGGCGAGCAAGTATGTGATCAACGCTGTTCGTACCGGTGATCTGGGCGTGGCGGGTACCTCCAACCTTTACGGCGAAGAGCAGCTTGCCCTGGACGTCCTTTCGGACAGGATTATCAAGAAACGGCTCATTCACTCCGGCGTTGTCTGTAACATTGCTTCCGAGGAAATGGATGAAATCTTCCAGGCCCAGGCCGATGCAGATGGCCTTTACTCGGTGGCCTATGATCCCCTCGACGGTTCGTCGCTCGTGGATGTGAATCTGGCGGTTGGCACCATCGTCTCCATCTATGAGGGGTGCAATCTGCTCCAGAAAGGGCGCAACCAGGTCGCGGCCTTGTACATCCTCTATGGCCCACGGGTCTCTATGGTCTACTCCGTCGGCAGAGGGGTGCATGAATTCACCATGAACCATCTGATGGAGTTCACTCTTTCGCGCGAAAACATTGTCATGCAGGAAGAGGGAAATATTTATGCTCCTGGTGGCCTGCGCAACAAATATCAAGAGGGGACTGAACAGTTCGTTCGTTATTTGGAGGAGAAGGGGGCCAAACTCCGGTACTCGGGCGGTTTTGTGCCGGACATCAACCAGGTTATCATGAAAGGGAAGGGCATTTTTATGTATCCGGCCCTTAACGGATCCCCTAACGGCAAACTGAGACTCCTCTTCGAGCTTAACGCCATGGCATATCTGGTTGAAAACGCCGGTGGGGCAGCCACTGACGGGAAACAGCCGATTCTTGACCTGGAACCCCACTCCCTCGACCAACGCGCCCCTGTTTACATCGGTTGCAAGGCTGACGTGGTGAAGGCGATGGAATTTGTCAGTCGCAATTGA
- a CDS encoding ubiquinol-cytochrome c reductase iron-sulfur subunit gives MQNASRRKFLGLCLGGLGMAGAVAGAYSVLSYLAPLSDEGTGGKVSFPLTEIPPNGAKFFDFRGTTGVIIRKQNSELVALSAICTHLGCIVQWEQDKQDFLCPCHGGRYNSDGSVISGPPPKPLEKLAITITNGIVTVG, from the coding sequence ATGCAGAACGCCAGCAGGCGGAAATTCCTTGGTCTCTGCCTTGGCGGCCTGGGAATGGCAGGGGCCGTGGCAGGAGCGTATTCCGTTCTCAGCTATCTTGCCCCCCTTTCAGATGAAGGCACTGGCGGAAAGGTCTCTTTTCCCCTCACGGAAATCCCTCCGAATGGCGCGAAATTTTTTGATTTTCGCGGGACAACCGGTGTTATCATCAGAAAACAAAATAGTGAACTCGTAGCCCTGTCAGCCATCTGCACACACTTAGGATGTATCGTCCAGTGGGAACAAGACAAGCAGGACTTTCTCTGCCCCTGTCACGGTGGCCGCTACAACTCCGACGGTTCCGTCATCTCAGGCCCACCGCCCAAGCCCCTGGAGAAGCTTGCCATCACCATAACAAACGGAATCGTGACCGTGGGGTAA
- a CDS encoding cytochrome b, with protein MSPLKSIYHWLDVRIGVGELVEKRLTGYLLPRSINAWYSLGSVLLIIFTLQVITGILLLVYYVPDAEKAFKSVSAIMNDVPFGWLIRLCHAVGSNMMVAVLLLHMLSVLFMGSYKRPRELNWLTGFILFNLVLAISLTGYLLPWSQLSFWATTVATNSAGAIPVIGNYLVEFLRGGKLVGAPTLGRFFAVHVALLPLLIGAFIGGHLFLLERIGVSTPPFGQKESKNTWMGDQFRYESHPGGIPFFPNYMLQDMTSILIYLAIFFCVIFYIPYIFLPPTAFVPADPYKTPAHIKPEWYFLANYQTLKVFPNELLGLLVQGAVMTFLALLPFIDKGRERHPFKRPLFLACFVGGILLYVAMAVWGHYS; from the coding sequence ATGTCCCCCTTGAAGAGTATCTACCACTGGTTGGACGTACGTATCGGAGTTGGTGAACTGGTGGAGAAACGCCTCACCGGCTACCTCCTGCCCCGCTCCATCAACGCCTGGTACTCCCTTGGCAGTGTACTTCTGATTATCTTCACACTACAGGTCATCACCGGCATTCTCCTTCTTGTCTACTACGTACCCGATGCTGAAAAGGCTTTCAAGAGCGTCAGCGCCATCATGAACGATGTCCCCTTCGGCTGGCTGATCCGCCTGTGCCACGCCGTGGGCTCCAACATGATGGTGGCGGTCCTGCTGCTTCATATGCTGTCGGTCCTTTTCATGGGAAGTTACAAACGCCCCCGGGAACTGAACTGGCTGACCGGTTTCATCCTGTTCAACCTGGTCCTGGCGATTTCACTCACCGGCTATCTCCTTCCCTGGAGCCAGCTCTCCTTTTGGGCCACAACGGTGGCCACCAACAGCGCCGGGGCCATCCCGGTCATCGGCAACTATCTCGTGGAATTTCTCCGGGGCGGCAAGCTGGTGGGGGCGCCCACTCTGGGACGCTTCTTCGCCGTTCACGTGGCACTCCTTCCGCTCCTGATCGGGGCGTTCATCGGCGGACACCTCTTCCTGCTGGAACGGATCGGCGTTTCCACCCCGCCTTTCGGGCAAAAAGAGTCGAAAAATACCTGGATGGGAGACCAGTTTCGCTACGAATCTCACCCCGGCGGCATCCCCTTCTTTCCCAACTATATGCTCCAGGACATGACTTCCATCCTGATTTACCTGGCAATCTTTTTCTGCGTCATATTCTATATCCCCTACATCTTCTTACCGCCAACCGCCTTCGTACCGGCCGATCCTTACAAAACTCCCGCCCATATCAAACCCGAATGGTATTTCCTCGCCAACTACCAAACCTTGAAGGTCTTCCCGAACGAACTCCTGGGGCTCCTGGTGCAGGGGGCCGTCATGACCTTCCTGGCACTCCTACCGTTCATCGACAAGGGAAGGGAGCGGCACCCGTTCAAACGTCCCCTCTTCCTCGCCTGTTTCGTCGGCGGAATTCTTCTCTACGTTGCCATGGCGGTCTGGGGGCATTACTCATGA
- a CDS encoding GSU3473 family protein, giving the protein MVVLVRCTDDTVTVAQGSKLSKLIKDGLVKSFLRSGVWVEAVNYRQEITRRPSPSSDSRCTAFVSCF; this is encoded by the coding sequence ATGGTTGTACTTGTACGCTGTACCGACGACACCGTTACCGTTGCACAGGGATCAAAACTCAGCAAACTCATCAAGGACGGCCTGGTCAAGTCGTTCCTCCGTTCGGGAGTATGGGTGGAAGCGGTGAACTACCGGCAGGAAATCACACGACGCCCCTCCCCTTCCAGCGACTCCAGATGCACGGCATTTGTTTCATGCTTCTGA
- the ettA gene encoding energy-dependent translational throttle protein EttA, whose amino-acid sequence MSTEGNKIIYTMMRVSKYYDKKPVIKDISLSYFYGAKIGVLGLNGSGKSTLLRIMAGVDKDFNGQAVLSSGYTVGYLEQEPRLDEAKTVREIVEEGCQETVNLLNEFNEITAAFADPDADMDKLLDRQAAVQEKLDHLDAWDLDSRLEMAMDALRCPAGETPVKVLSGGERRRVALCRLLLQKPDILLLDEPTNHLDAETVAWLEHHLQGYPGTIIAVTHDRYFLDNVAGWILELDRGEGIPWKGNYSSWLEQKQNRLAQEEKSESERQKTLQRELEWIRMSPKGRHAKSKARISSYEQLLSLESEKRAKDLEIYIPPGPRLGDIVIEADNVSKAYGDRLLVEGMSFRLPPGGIVGIIGPNGAGKTTLFRMITGQEAPDSGSIRIGDTVKIAYVDQSRDALSPDKSIWEEISGGQETLQLGKVSVNSRAYVSRFNFSGSDQQKKVGMLSGGERNRVHIAKMLKEGGNVILLDEPTNDLDVNTMRALEEALENFAGCAVVISHDRWFLDRIATHILAFEGDSQAVWFDGNYSEYEEDRRKRLGAAADMPHRIKYRQLTRA is encoded by the coding sequence ATGAGCACCGAAGGGAACAAGATAATTTATACCATGATGCGGGTGTCCAAGTACTACGATAAGAAACCAGTTATCAAGGACATCTCTCTTTCCTACTTTTACGGCGCCAAGATCGGTGTTCTGGGCCTGAACGGTTCGGGCAAGTCGACACTGTTGCGGATCATGGCAGGGGTCGACAAGGACTTCAACGGGCAGGCGGTACTCTCTTCCGGCTACACCGTGGGCTACCTGGAACAGGAACCGCGGCTCGACGAGGCTAAGACCGTGCGGGAAATCGTCGAGGAGGGGTGTCAGGAGACTGTCAACCTCCTGAACGAGTTCAACGAGATTACCGCCGCCTTTGCCGATCCCGATGCCGACATGGACAAGCTGCTGGACCGTCAGGCCGCAGTGCAGGAGAAGCTCGACCACCTGGACGCCTGGGATCTGGACTCCCGACTCGAGATGGCCATGGATGCCTTGCGCTGCCCCGCTGGAGAAACGCCGGTAAAAGTCCTTTCCGGTGGCGAGCGGCGCCGGGTGGCCCTCTGCCGGCTTCTTCTCCAGAAGCCCGACATTCTCCTCCTGGACGAACCCACCAACCACCTGGATGCCGAGACTGTCGCGTGGCTCGAACATCACCTCCAGGGATACCCCGGGACCATCATCGCCGTGACCCACGACCGCTACTTCCTCGATAACGTGGCCGGCTGGATCCTTGAGCTCGATCGGGGCGAGGGTATCCCGTGGAAGGGTAATTATTCCTCGTGGCTCGAGCAAAAGCAGAATCGCCTTGCCCAAGAGGAGAAATCCGAGAGTGAGCGGCAAAAGACCCTTCAGCGGGAGCTTGAGTGGATCAGGATGAGCCCCAAGGGGCGCCACGCCAAGAGCAAGGCGCGGATCAGCTCCTACGAGCAGCTTCTCTCCCTGGAGAGTGAGAAGAGGGCAAAGGACCTGGAAATCTACATACCTCCCGGACCCCGGCTTGGCGATATCGTCATCGAGGCGGATAACGTCTCAAAAGCCTACGGCGACCGCCTGCTTGTGGAGGGGATGAGCTTCCGGCTTCCCCCCGGTGGCATCGTCGGCATCATAGGTCCCAACGGCGCCGGCAAGACAACGCTCTTCAGGATGATTACCGGCCAGGAGGCTCCCGACTCTGGCTCCATCCGTATCGGTGATACGGTGAAGATTGCCTATGTTGACCAGAGCCGCGACGCCCTCAGTCCTGACAAGAGCATCTGGGAAGAGATTTCGGGAGGGCAGGAGACGTTGCAGCTGGGGAAAGTAAGTGTCAACTCCCGTGCCTATGTCTCCCGGTTCAATTTTTCGGGGAGCGACCAGCAGAAGAAGGTGGGGATGCTCTCCGGCGGCGAGCGGAACCGGGTGCACATAGCAAAGATGCTCAAAGAGGGAGGAAACGTCATCCTGTTGGACGAGCCGACCAACGACCTGGACGTGAACACCATGCGGGCACTGGAGGAGGCTCTGGAGAACTTTGCCGGTTGTGCCGTGGTCATTTCCCACGACCGGTGGTTCCTGGATCGGATTGCCACCCATATCCTCGCCTTCGAGGGGGACAGCCAGGCGGTCTGGTTCGACGGCAACTATTCAGAGTACGAGGAGGACCGAAGGAAGCGCCTCGGAGCTGCCGCCGACATGCCGCACCGGATCAAGTACCGGCAGTTGACGCGGGCATAA
- a CDS encoding Tim44 domain-containing protein, translated as MKKQWITTIFTLTFAVSLVAAAYHEAEARAGGGRSFGSRGSRTYSAPSRTVNPYQSRPQASPTSPQQPFPQAQPQRQGGSFLRGLAGGVLGGLLGGMLFRSLGFAGPGAGGIGIFDILLIGGVLYLIYRFVASRRRETAQTSGYGAQQTWRQAESVEPPPRQYGFGQTAQAAPVDETSFGLAHVRQMDGSFDENRFKETAQDIFFRVQGAWTRRDLSPVADLLTPEMQVTFRQQIDELKAAGTINRLENISVREVNITEAWQEEGRDYLTVRLLASILDYTTDESGKVVSGSDSAPVKFEEYWTFSRPVGPNPWKLSAIQQA; from the coding sequence ATGAAGAAACAATGGATTACCACGATCTTTACCCTCACCTTTGCCGTCTCCCTTGTGGCGGCGGCGTACCATGAAGCCGAGGCCCGCGCCGGCGGCGGCCGCTCCTTCGGCAGTCGCGGCTCCCGCACATACAGTGCCCCGTCCCGCACGGTAAACCCCTATCAATCGCGACCACAGGCGTCTCCGACTTCGCCCCAGCAGCCCTTCCCCCAAGCCCAGCCCCAGCGGCAGGGTGGAAGCTTCCTCAGGGGGCTCGCCGGCGGCGTTCTCGGCGGACTCCTGGGGGGGATGCTCTTCCGGAGTCTTGGTTTCGCCGGCCCCGGCGCCGGCGGCATCGGCATCTTCGATATTCTCCTGATCGGCGGCGTCCTATACCTGATCTACCGTTTCGTCGCCTCCCGGCGCCGCGAAACTGCCCAAACCTCCGGATACGGCGCCCAACAGACCTGGCGACAGGCAGAAAGCGTTGAGCCTCCTCCCCGGCAGTACGGCTTCGGCCAGACGGCACAAGCCGCGCCTGTGGATGAAACCAGTTTCGGCCTTGCCCATGTCCGCCAGATGGATGGTTCCTTCGATGAGAACCGCTTCAAGGAAACTGCCCAGGATATTTTCTTTCGTGTCCAAGGGGCGTGGACACGGCGCGACCTGTCGCCGGTAGCCGATCTCCTTACGCCGGAAATGCAGGTAACATTCCGGCAGCAGATCGATGAGCTCAAGGCTGCGGGCACCATAAACCGACTGGAAAACATTTCCGTGCGGGAAGTAAATATAACCGAGGCATGGCAGGAAGAAGGAAGGGACTATCTCACGGTTCGTTTACTGGCAAGCATCCTCGACTACACCACCGACGAATCGGGGAAAGTTGTTTCCGGAAGCGACTCTGCGCCAGTTAAGTTCGAGGAATACTGGACATTCTCCCGCCCGGTTGGCCCGAACCCATGGAAGCTGTCAGCGATTCAGCAGGCGTAA
- a CDS encoding ferritin-like domain-containing protein — translation MFEEIDVQDAIKKSLQTEKNAMNFYQLGATRMKNKDAIRVFELLAKEEREHAGHFYKIYKGIDIPDFDEFMDAPPDQESTWMAAMTKTVNSDFTEQKALELAMHKEKKLEHTLRETAGKIKDENVRAIFELNARETHNHYEMIESEYARIMAMVHESDMDIYVRE, via the coding sequence ATGTTCGAAGAGATCGACGTACAGGACGCCATCAAAAAATCGCTCCAGACCGAAAAAAACGCCATGAATTTTTACCAGCTCGGCGCGACCCGCATGAAAAACAAGGACGCCATCAGGGTATTCGAACTCCTTGCAAAGGAGGAACGGGAGCACGCCGGCCATTTCTACAAAATCTACAAAGGGATCGACATTCCCGATTTTGATGAGTTCATGGATGCGCCCCCTGACCAAGAATCGACATGGATGGCCGCCATGACCAAAACCGTCAACTCCGACTTCACCGAGCAGAAAGCCCTGGAGCTGGCCATGCACAAGGAGAAAAAGCTGGAACACACCCTCCGGGAGACTGCCGGTAAAATCAAGGATGAAAACGTTCGTGCCATTTTCGAGCTGAATGCCCGTGAAACCCACAACCATTATGAAATGATCGAATCGGAGTATGCCCGGATCATGGCCATGGTGCATGAATCGGATATGGACATTTATGTACGGGAATGA
- the cydB gene encoding cytochrome d ubiquinol oxidase subunit II, with protein MELQIIWFVLWGVLWAVYFMLDGFVFGTGILHNVLPRTDGEKRVLINTIGPVWDGNEVWLITAGGATFAAFPTTYALMFSYLYTALLLLLFSLIVRGVSFEFRGKLEGEGWKKAWDVAIQVSSFLPALLFGVAFGNIFKGLPMDAAGYQGSFLSLLNPYGLLTGVLFVLLFTVHGALWLSVKTVGDLRARAKGVADKTWPALLVVAVAFLAYTKFATKLFDNYLAHPLLFVVPLVAVAALIGMRLFSARGAMLTAFASSCVTVLAVVATGVAGLFPNLIPSSLDPAYSLTIFNSSSSPYTLKIMTVVAFIFVPIVIAYKIWVYRIFRAPVTEAEVLEDKHAY; from the coding sequence ATGGAACTGCAGATTATCTGGTTCGTGCTCTGGGGAGTTCTCTGGGCGGTCTACTTCATGCTCGACGGATTCGTCTTCGGCACCGGAATCCTCCACAATGTGCTGCCCCGCACCGACGGCGAGAAGCGGGTCCTCATCAATACCATCGGTCCGGTGTGGGACGGTAACGAAGTCTGGCTCATCACCGCGGGCGGCGCCACCTTCGCGGCATTTCCCACCACCTATGCGCTCATGTTCAGTTACCTCTACACGGCGCTGCTGCTCCTGCTCTTCTCGCTGATAGTTCGCGGGGTATCGTTCGAGTTTCGCGGCAAGCTTGAAGGGGAGGGGTGGAAAAAGGCGTGGGACGTGGCGATCCAGGTATCCAGCTTCCTGCCGGCGCTCCTTTTCGGCGTGGCCTTCGGCAACATCTTCAAGGGGCTTCCCATGGACGCCGCCGGCTATCAGGGGTCGTTTCTGTCGCTCCTCAACCCCTATGGGCTTCTGACCGGCGTCCTGTTCGTGCTCCTCTTCACGGTTCACGGTGCCCTCTGGCTGTCGGTGAAGACCGTGGGCGACCTGAGAGCCCGGGCCAAGGGGGTTGCCGACAAGACCTGGCCGGCCCTGCTGGTGGTGGCGGTAGCGTTTCTTGCCTACACGAAGTTCGCCACCAAGCTTTTCGACAATTACCTGGCTCATCCGCTGCTCTTTGTGGTTCCGCTTGTGGCCGTTGCGGCTCTCATCGGGATGCGGCTCTTCTCGGCCAGGGGGGCGATGCTCACCGCCTTCGCATCGTCCTGCGTGACGGTGCTTGCCGTGGTGGCAACAGGCGTTGCGGGGCTCTTCCCGAACCTTATTCCGTCGAGCCTCGACCCGGCCTACAGCCTCACCATCTTCAATTCATCATCGAGCCCATACACCCTGAAGATCATGACCGTCGTGGCATTCATCTTTGTACCGATCGTCATTGCCTACAAGATATGGGTTTACCGGATATTCAGGGCTCCCGTCACCGAAGCGGAGGTACTGGAGGACAAGCACGCTTACTGA